One Sphingobacteruim zhuxiongii DNA window includes the following coding sequences:
- a CDS encoding FAD-dependent oxidoreductase codes for MGEVKTIHEPARETPVRMEVDVLVVGGGPAGIIAAQAAASDGLKVALIDNRSFVGGNMTIGLPILGFLGQKGNQIIKGLPQRFIERLKEVDAASEHRPCPLHMSLTLVEPEAVKNVGLKVLEESGVKVLLYVFSAGVVMEGDQLKGVIIESKSGREVILAKTVIDCTGDADVAFKAGVECEQGNDVGGAQPPTLMFCMANVDTDKLRMSIAEEPRTYLTDFIPAEYFGQNNQFIVVGLRSVMEKARAAGYHLPVERTILITGLREGEVWVNMSRINGVDGTNPESLTFGEIEGRKQVEEIQRYLKEYVPGFEDSHFTKMAPFLGIRETRRIVGNYVMTADDILGCRRFEDAVAVASYPLDIHHPEGGGCTLTWCGDSYDIPYRSLVPKRVKNLLVAGRSISTTHEAMSAIRVMAPCMAMGEAAGRAAKLAVRHGVTPADVNVEELRAELVSAGAYLSEESTQNA; via the coding sequence ATGGGAGAAGTAAAGACTATTCACGAGCCAGCGAGAGAAACGCCGGTGCGCATGGAAGTTGATGTATTGGTAGTTGGTGGAGGTCCAGCAGGTATTATCGCTGCTCAAGCCGCTGCTTCCGACGGATTAAAAGTTGCATTAATTGATAATCGCAGCTTTGTTGGCGGAAATATGACTATCGGATTGCCTATTCTTGGCTTTTTAGGTCAAAAGGGGAATCAGATTATTAAAGGATTACCACAACGATTTATTGAACGTTTGAAAGAAGTGGATGCCGCATCAGAGCATCGTCCATGTCCTCTACACATGAGTTTGACATTAGTAGAACCGGAAGCGGTTAAGAATGTTGGACTAAAAGTATTAGAGGAGTCCGGCGTAAAGGTATTGCTATATGTCTTTTCAGCAGGCGTTGTTATGGAAGGTGATCAGCTGAAAGGGGTTATTATTGAGAGCAAATCGGGTCGCGAAGTGATATTAGCAAAGACAGTAATTGATTGTACTGGAGATGCGGATGTTGCTTTTAAAGCTGGAGTTGAATGCGAGCAAGGAAATGACGTCGGTGGAGCACAACCACCAACCTTGATGTTCTGTATGGCGAATGTAGATACTGATAAACTACGTATGTCAATTGCCGAAGAACCTAGAACATATTTAACCGATTTTATTCCTGCTGAATACTTTGGACAAAACAATCAGTTCATAGTTGTTGGTTTACGAAGTGTAATGGAAAAAGCTAGAGCGGCGGGATACCATTTACCAGTAGAGCGTACTATTTTAATTACTGGATTGCGTGAAGGAGAGGTTTGGGTGAATATGTCGCGTATTAATGGTGTTGATGGTACAAATCCAGAGAGTCTTACTTTTGGAGAGATTGAGGGGCGTAAGCAAGTGGAAGAAATTCAACGTTATTTAAAGGAATACGTTCCTGGATTTGAGGATTCACATTTCACAAAGATGGCACCGTTCTTGGGAATCCGCGAAACTCGTCGTATTGTAGGAAATTATGTGATGACGGCAGATGATATTTTAGGCTGTCGTCGTTTTGAAGATGCCGTTGCCGTTGCGAGTTATCCATTGGATATTCATCATCCTGAGGGTGGTGGGTGTACATTGACATGGTGTGGTGATAGCTATGATATTCCATATCGTTCATTGGTTCCTAAACGCGTTAAAAATTTATTAGTAGCTGGTCGTTCAATTTCGACTACACATGAGGCAATGTCAGCGATTCGCGTGATGGCCCCTTGTATGGCGATGGGAGAGGCTGCAGGACGTGCGGCTAAATTGGCAGTTCGTCATGGAGTTACTCCAGCAGACGTTAATGTTGAAGAACTACGTGCAGAATTGGTAAGCGCTGGCGCTTATTTGAGTGAAGAATCAACACAAAACGCTTAA
- a CDS encoding MFS transporter, producing the protein MSKFILPIPAKKRRWFIIFVIFLAIVFNYYDRQIVSILKPMLKEEFDLGDDGYALVLNVFTVFYALMYPVSGWLVDRFGERKVMLGGILGWSIACLGGGFSRTFGSFLFFRGMLGAAEPTNFPAQLKVVTVWFSGKLRATANSLCIAGSSIGAIIAPPLVAWLAMQYNFHTVFIVAGVVGFIIALLWFLIYTEPPAEIRAEAAGTTVDQVEERSFTWGQLWSRKSLWGILLIRFVSDPVWYFCLFWLPGYLQEESGLTLAKIGMFGWIPFLVADVGAIATSAWSDKMVRKGKEPLLARKIMLSTIAVLAPLCCLTAYVSNPYITIAIFALVAVACLSWLFTVSVVIAEAFPVKNVASVLGIAGGFGALGAVLFNYFVGQLMGSLGAGTIFIAMAFMHPVAVLILWTMVKKEKPNEESVIISA; encoded by the coding sequence ATGTCAAAATTTATACTGCCGATTCCAGCTAAAAAACGCCGTTGGTTTATCATATTCGTAATTTTTCTAGCTATCGTCTTCAATTATTATGATCGTCAGATCGTTTCGATATTGAAACCGATGCTGAAAGAAGAGTTTGATTTAGGAGATGATGGTTACGCTTTAGTACTTAATGTCTTTACTGTATTTTATGCATTGATGTATCCTGTATCCGGTTGGTTAGTAGACAGATTTGGTGAGCGTAAAGTCATGTTGGGTGGTATTTTAGGTTGGTCTATTGCTTGTTTAGGAGGCGGATTTTCGAGAACCTTTGGATCATTTTTATTCTTTAGAGGGATGCTCGGGGCAGCGGAACCTACAAATTTTCCCGCACAGTTAAAGGTTGTTACAGTTTGGTTTTCTGGCAAACTTCGCGCGACAGCGAATAGTCTATGTATTGCTGGAAGCTCCATTGGAGCGATTATCGCTCCGCCACTGGTTGCTTGGTTAGCTATGCAGTATAATTTTCATACTGTATTTATCGTCGCTGGGGTAGTAGGCTTTATCATAGCCTTGCTTTGGTTCTTAATATATACCGAGCCACCCGCAGAGATTCGTGCTGAGGCTGCTGGTACGACAGTGGATCAAGTTGAAGAGCGTTCTTTTACGTGGGGGCAGTTATGGTCAAGAAAGTCGCTTTGGGGTATTTTATTGATTCGTTTTGTGAGTGACCCCGTTTGGTATTTCTGTTTATTCTGGTTGCCAGGTTATTTACAAGAGGAAAGTGGTTTGACGCTTGCAAAAATCGGGATGTTCGGTTGGATTCCATTTTTAGTTGCTGATGTAGGTGCTATTGCTACTTCCGCTTGGTCCGATAAAATGGTTCGTAAAGGAAAAGAGCCTTTGTTGGCGCGTAAAATCATGTTGAGCACTATAGCAGTACTAGCGCCATTATGTTGTTTGACAGCTTACGTAAGTAATCCGTATATAACGATCGCAATCTTTGCGTTAGTAGCTGTTGCATGTCTAAGTTGGTTGTTTACTGTGAGCGTTGTGATCGCAGAGGCATTCCCTGTAAAGAATGTTGCTTCAGTTTTAGGAATTGCTGGAGGATTTGGAGCATTAGGAGCTGTTTTATTTAACTATTTCGTCGGACAATTAATGGGATCTCTTGGGGCAGGTACCATATTTATTGCTATGGCTTTTATGCATCCTGTAGCTGTTTTGATTCTCTGGACGATGGTGAAAAAAGAAAAGCCGAATGAGGAATCGGTAATTATAAGCGCGTAA
- a CDS encoding DeoR/GlpR family DNA-binding transcription regulator: MRNITDRHEFILRSLKEKGKITIDWLCETMKVSSVTIRKDLKLLEEKNLLFRIKGGASNSNPYAIDRPILVKETINNDEKQRIAQAALKLIKNNDSIMIGSGTTVFAFAKNLETTQGLTVITPALKVGLELSGKPNIEVLQLGGLIRSNSSSVAGHYATRILEEISCGILFLGADGIDLEFGISISNLPEATLNQKMLQTSQKVAILADSSKFGKRGLGKICELIDVDYIITDQKVSPDTVKAIEELGIKIILA; this comes from the coding sequence ATGAGGAATATTACCGATAGACACGAATTCATTCTACGAAGCTTAAAAGAGAAAGGAAAGATCACAATCGACTGGCTTTGCGAAACGATGAAAGTTTCCAGCGTAACGATCCGAAAAGATTTAAAGCTACTAGAAGAGAAAAATCTCTTATTCCGCATCAAAGGCGGCGCCTCTAACAGCAACCCTTATGCGATCGACCGTCCAATTCTGGTAAAAGAAACAATCAACAACGACGAGAAACAACGTATTGCTCAAGCTGCGTTAAAGCTGATCAAAAACAACGACTCCATTATGATTGGATCTGGCACGACGGTATTTGCGTTTGCCAAAAACCTAGAAACTACACAGGGGCTTACTGTGATTACACCTGCCCTAAAAGTAGGCTTAGAATTAAGCGGGAAGCCAAATATTGAGGTTTTACAGTTAGGCGGATTAATTCGCTCGAACAGCTCGTCTGTTGCAGGGCATTACGCGACACGAATTCTTGAGGAAATCAGTTGCGGCATCCTTTTCTTAGGAGCCGACGGTATTGATTTAGAATTTGGAATCTCCATATCCAACCTTCCAGAAGCAACCTTAAATCAAAAGATGTTACAAACATCACAGAAGGTAGCCATTCTTGCTGACAGCTCGAAATTTGGAAAAAGAGGACTTGGTAAGATCTGCGAACTTATAGACGTAGATTATATTATTACAGACCAAAAAGTATCGCCCGATACGGTCAAAGCAATCGAGGAATTAGGCATTAAAATAATTCTAGCCTAA
- a CDS encoding SusC/RagA family TonB-linked outer membrane protein, which produces MKKQLQLILMLLIMPLGMALAQQSLQIMGKVTNADGTPVQGVSISIKGHLNTITATDEAGSYSLKAENNDILVFKGIGFKTTERTVTGQSTINITLENDLTNLDEVVVVGYGTQKKTNLTGSVSTISAAQLENRPAVSASTALQGLAPGVTVTSQTGAPGGDQASIRIRGVNSFSSASEPLVIIDGVAGDLNSIDANLIESMSVLKDAASAAIYGSRAANGVILVTTKRAKDALNITYKGYTGWQDATFIPEVTDGRTFMRVFNEASVNDGGKEVYTQQNFDEFDQLYSENPDNYDWQKAILNGSGFTQNHFASLSAGSGIIRVNPSVSYVKQDGLIKNTNFQRYTFRNNMDINPNDKLNIKVDLSVMNGDRLQIANEGTIWNYLGRMPTNIPIRYGDKWSEGWVKNNPVAFIEEGGNRRLNNIELIGNLSLNYKPVDWLSVTGLIAPRYRTRNTHNFSKALMTYYSDGSEAGSAAESTELTENAYRYFYGNYQFHATASKTFNDHSLSLMVGTSRETYDEKYLMGYRRDYTYDTYEVLSAGADTETKRNDGTQDQWLLVSAFSRFNYAFKDRYLFEANLRYDGTSRFVGQNRWATFPSFSAGWRVDQEPFMANLRSKINQLKVRASWGILGNQNIGSTYQPFSENLALGGISMGGAVSQLVTLNTMANPDLRWEETTASGVGLDATIFDKFSFTFDWYKKHTNGILMTLNISPLYGLNPPYQNAAKVENIGWEVGGRYDNKWNDFKFGLGFNFSDVRNKILDMRGRPSGTLLRQQEGYAINSIFGYVSDGYYQTQEEIANGPTQFGTLQPGDILFKDIAGAFDTDGNAIPDGKITDADKQIIGNTIPRYTYGINLDLGYKGFKFSAFLQGVAKVDGYLDSHYVIPGANSSAIKPWQLDYWTTENRDAALPRLSITSTNNTQNSDFWMKSASYLRLKNVHLGYEFPKEWFQNTKLGGIYIYANGQNLFTKSNFYEGYDPEINYNASAAQNVSLGGGNFYPQVKVYTFGLDIKF; this is translated from the coding sequence ATGAAAAAACAATTACAACTCATTTTAATGCTGTTGATTATGCCATTAGGAATGGCATTAGCTCAACAATCATTACAAATAATGGGGAAAGTGACCAATGCAGATGGAACTCCAGTTCAAGGTGTTTCCATTAGTATTAAGGGGCACTTGAATACCATTACAGCTACTGATGAAGCAGGTTCTTATTCCTTAAAAGCCGAAAACAATGATATTCTTGTATTTAAGGGTATTGGTTTTAAAACAACAGAACGAACAGTTACTGGACAATCAACGATCAACATAACACTAGAAAACGACTTAACCAACTTAGATGAAGTAGTTGTCGTAGGTTATGGAACGCAAAAGAAAACAAATCTTACAGGATCGGTTTCAACGATTAGCGCTGCGCAATTGGAGAATCGACCTGCTGTTTCAGCCTCAACGGCATTACAAGGACTAGCACCAGGTGTAACAGTTACTTCACAAACAGGCGCACCGGGTGGTGATCAAGCGTCTATTCGAATTCGTGGTGTTAACTCTTTCTCTTCTGCGAGTGAGCCACTTGTCATTATTGATGGAGTTGCTGGGGACCTAAACTCAATCGATGCAAACTTAATCGAATCGATGTCCGTATTGAAAGATGCGGCATCTGCAGCGATTTACGGTTCGCGTGCTGCTAACGGTGTAATCTTAGTAACGACTAAACGTGCGAAAGATGCATTAAACATTACTTACAAAGGCTATACTGGCTGGCAAGATGCTACTTTCATTCCAGAAGTTACTGACGGTCGTACATTTATGCGCGTATTTAATGAGGCGAGTGTAAATGATGGAGGTAAAGAAGTCTATACGCAACAAAACTTTGATGAATTCGATCAATTATACAGCGAGAATCCAGACAATTATGACTGGCAGAAAGCTATTTTAAATGGCTCAGGTTTCACTCAGAACCATTTCGCGTCACTCTCTGCGGGATCAGGGATTATTCGCGTCAATCCATCCGTAAGTTATGTTAAACAAGACGGATTGATTAAGAACACAAACTTCCAACGTTATACATTCAGAAATAACATGGATATCAATCCGAATGATAAACTTAATATCAAGGTTGATTTATCAGTTATGAATGGTGATCGTCTTCAAATTGCGAACGAAGGAACAATTTGGAATTACTTAGGACGTATGCCGACGAACATTCCAATTCGTTATGGTGATAAATGGTCTGAAGGCTGGGTTAAGAACAATCCGGTAGCATTTATCGAAGAAGGTGGAAACAGAAGACTAAACAATATTGAATTAATCGGTAATCTTTCCTTAAACTACAAGCCAGTTGACTGGTTGTCGGTAACGGGATTAATAGCTCCACGCTATCGCACGAGAAATACACATAATTTCTCGAAAGCTTTAATGACCTACTACTCCGATGGTTCTGAAGCAGGTTCTGCAGCAGAATCAACTGAATTAACTGAGAACGCTTATCGTTATTTCTACGGAAACTATCAATTCCACGCGACAGCAAGTAAAACCTTTAATGATCACAGCCTAAGCCTAATGGTGGGTACATCACGTGAAACGTACGATGAAAAATACCTTATGGGCTATCGTCGCGATTATACGTATGACACCTATGAAGTTTTAAGCGCTGGTGCAGACACAGAAACAAAACGTAATGATGGTACACAAGATCAATGGTTATTGGTATCTGCATTTTCACGTTTCAATTATGCTTTCAAAGATCGCTACCTATTCGAAGCAAACCTTCGTTATGATGGAACATCACGTTTCGTAGGACAAAATCGCTGGGCAACCTTCCCTTCTTTCTCTGCGGGCTGGCGTGTAGACCAAGAACCATTTATGGCAAATCTTCGTTCAAAAATCAATCAATTGAAGGTAAGAGCATCATGGGGTATCCTTGGAAATCAGAACATTGGTAGCACCTACCAACCATTCTCGGAGAATCTTGCCTTGGGCGGAATATCAATGGGCGGAGCGGTAAGCCAATTAGTAACCTTAAATACGATGGCAAATCCTGACTTACGTTGGGAAGAAACGACGGCTTCAGGAGTAGGTTTAGACGCTACGATCTTCGATAAATTTAGTTTCACCTTCGATTGGTATAAAAAACACACCAACGGAATCCTGATGACTTTAAATATCTCTCCACTATATGGACTTAACCCGCCATATCAAAACGCAGCGAAAGTTGAAAACATAGGCTGGGAAGTTGGTGGTCGTTACGACAATAAATGGAACGACTTCAAGTTCGGCTTAGGATTCAACTTCTCGGATGTTAGAAATAAGATTTTAGATATGCGCGGTAGACCTTCAGGAACGTTATTGCGTCAACAAGAAGGCTATGCGATTAACTCTATCTTTGGATACGTATCGGACGGCTATTACCAAACGCAGGAAGAAATTGCAAATGGCCCGACACAATTTGGAACTCTTCAACCTGGTGACATCCTCTTCAAAGATATTGCTGGCGCATTTGATACCGACGGAAATGCAATCCCGGATGGAAAAATCACAGATGCAGATAAACAAATTATTGGCAACACAATTCCTCGCTACACTTATGGAATTAACTTAGACTTAGGTTATAAAGGATTTAAGTTTAGTGCCTTCTTACAGGGCGTAGCAAAAGTTGATGGATATTTAGACTCTCACTATGTTATTCCAGGCGCTAACTCATCTGCTATCAAACCATGGCAATTGGATTACTGGACAACAGAAAACAGAGATGCAGCACTTCCTCGCTTATCAATCACGTCGACGAATAACACTCAAAATTCTGACTTCTGGATGAAATCAGCATCATACCTACGTCTTAAGAATGTTCATCTAGGTTATGAATTCCCGAAAGAATGGTTCCAAAACACCAAGCTTGGCGGAATTTACATATACGCAAATGGACAAAACTTATTCACTAAATCCAATTTCTACGAAGGCTACGATCCAGAGATCAACTACAATGCTAGCGCAGCTCAAAACGTATCCCTGGGTGGAGGAAATTTCTACCCACAAGTTAAAGTGTACACCTTCGGATTAGATATTAAATTTTAA
- a CDS encoding RagB/SusD family nutrient uptake outer membrane protein, producing MIKHTKKILGISMLCAALMTSCEMDRLNLNGPSTENFPLDAKEAELGLLGAYKALTLLDASSTPMWHVMDNITDIGYARPGNNYTSPITSSITTDNALATKPWSAHYQTIGRVHLVLDNMDALKATMGETAYNTTNAELRFIRAYCYSQLVELYGDVALLKRALKLSDELPGRTNKNEVVDFILSELTEIADHLPVSQKASGNVRASRVTAYMLKARVALNFGKYEIAAEAAKKAIELSNGLHSLTAFDASIAYVNKGHADGEPQSANIFGHAGYANSKEWIWVAEYNKAISGNTHNQTYYMASRLGKGVCYWGPTQNFIDSFQDTEGKYITESTIYDENNPFANRDPRLDMYTARPGSRYFGFQFDPNAKFAKVNNYWPIINGTGTKPGSQNNTDATNAYRSFSGYLWRKHTDLSEYATTSVSGESDLNVGIFRYAELLLIYAEAKIESGSIDQSVYDAINEIRSRAKMPNLPQGLTQVQMRQALRYERKVELANDGLRWFDLRRWGIAKDVMNGHIYLNRDANAWTKSAIQKIDENANPVYNHSIATKSFGTQQVKYQVNKDEYWPIDIKEMDANPAMTQNPGY from the coding sequence ATGATTAAGCATACAAAAAAAATATTAGGAATTAGCATGTTATGCGCAGCATTGATGACATCATGCGAAATGGATCGTTTAAACTTAAACGGCCCTTCCACAGAAAATTTCCCATTAGACGCAAAAGAAGCAGAATTAGGCTTATTAGGAGCATACAAAGCGTTGACGCTACTAGATGCGTCTAGCACACCGATGTGGCATGTCATGGACAATATTACCGATATCGGCTATGCTCGTCCAGGCAACAACTACACTTCGCCAATTACGAGTTCGATTACCACCGATAATGCGCTTGCAACGAAACCATGGTCAGCCCATTATCAAACTATTGGCCGCGTTCATTTAGTACTCGACAATATGGATGCATTAAAAGCTACCATGGGCGAAACGGCTTACAACACAACAAATGCAGAACTACGCTTTATACGTGCCTACTGCTACTCGCAGCTTGTCGAACTATATGGTGATGTCGCTTTACTAAAGCGCGCATTGAAACTATCCGACGAACTACCGGGCAGAACGAATAAAAATGAAGTGGTAGATTTCATTCTTTCCGAATTGACGGAAATTGCTGACCACCTCCCCGTATCGCAAAAAGCTTCAGGAAATGTTAGAGCGTCGCGTGTCACAGCATATATGTTGAAAGCGCGCGTTGCGTTGAACTTTGGGAAATATGAAATCGCAGCGGAAGCTGCAAAGAAAGCAATTGAACTTTCAAATGGCTTGCACAGCTTAACAGCCTTTGATGCATCCATTGCTTACGTGAACAAAGGACATGCAGATGGTGAGCCGCAATCAGCGAATATCTTCGGACATGCAGGATATGCAAATAGTAAAGAATGGATTTGGGTTGCTGAATACAATAAAGCAATCAGTGGAAATACACACAACCAAACTTACTATATGGCCTCGCGTTTAGGGAAAGGCGTTTGTTACTGGGGACCGACTCAAAACTTTATTGATTCTTTCCAAGATACCGAAGGTAAGTACATCACCGAATCGACCATCTACGATGAAAATAATCCGTTTGCAAATCGTGACCCGCGTTTAGATATGTACACTGCTCGCCCTGGATCACGCTACTTTGGATTTCAATTTGATCCAAATGCAAAATTTGCAAAAGTCAACAATTATTGGCCCATCATTAACGGAACGGGCACAAAGCCAGGTTCACAAAATAACACAGATGCTACGAATGCATATCGTTCGTTCTCGGGTTATTTATGGCGGAAACATACCGATTTATCGGAATATGCAACAACGTCCGTATCTGGCGAATCAGATTTAAACGTCGGGATCTTCCGCTATGCAGAGCTGCTTTTAATTTATGCAGAAGCTAAGATTGAAAGTGGAAGCATAGACCAATCGGTATACGATGCGATTAACGAAATCCGCTCACGCGCAAAAATGCCAAATCTTCCACAGGGACTAACTCAAGTGCAAATGCGTCAAGCTTTACGCTATGAACGTAAAGTAGAACTTGCAAATGATGGCCTTCGCTGGTTCGACTTACGTCGTTGGGGAATTGCGAAGGATGTGATGAACGGACACATTTACTTGAACAGAGATGCAAATGCATGGACGAAAAGTGCCATTCAAAAAATCGATGAAAATGCTAATCCAGTTTACAACCATAGCATTGCCACTAAATCTTTTGGAACGCAACAAGTCAAATATCAAGTAAATAAAGACGAGTACTGGCCAATTGACATCAAAGAAATGGACGCCAATCCAGCAATGACTCAAAACCCAGGATATTAA
- a CDS encoding metallophosphoesterase, producing MKNYKKLILLGIAALMIQPNLSVAQQKAKFQQPELENQQSWSMILLPDIQNYVKFKRNQPILDVMMNWIVENEEKLNIKMVMCTGDLVEHDDIVNPDRNKMDQTGKQQWEATATAFEKLDGKIPYITATGNHDYNIFSYTHKPKTTHFPNYFPADKNSKNQRLLRDVAPNIYGNPSLENATYEWKSPHGKDFLFVSLEFAPRDTILGWANQVVNQEKYANHSVLLLTHAYLNFKNEHIETAKYDLQDANYGTAVFNRLVKPSKNIQMVFSGHIGAANDVKKHLGFRIDKNAAGKKVSQMTFNAQALGGGTYGSGGDGWLRILEFLPDGKTVRVRTFSPFFALSSNTQDMAWRTEDYDQFSIELN from the coding sequence ATGAAAAACTACAAAAAACTAATCCTTCTCGGCATTGCGGCCCTAATGATTCAACCCAATTTGAGTGTCGCACAGCAGAAGGCTAAATTCCAGCAACCTGAATTAGAAAATCAACAATCTTGGTCGATGATCTTACTTCCCGATATCCAGAACTATGTGAAGTTTAAAAGAAATCAACCTATTCTAGACGTTATGATGAACTGGATTGTCGAGAATGAAGAAAAACTAAACATCAAGATGGTGATGTGTACCGGCGATTTAGTGGAGCATGATGACATTGTTAATCCGGATCGAAATAAAATGGATCAAACCGGAAAACAGCAATGGGAAGCGACTGCTACAGCCTTTGAAAAATTAGATGGAAAAATCCCGTACATAACCGCAACGGGAAACCACGATTATAACATATTCAGCTACACGCACAAACCTAAGACAACTCATTTTCCAAACTACTTCCCCGCCGATAAAAACAGTAAAAATCAACGCTTACTCCGCGATGTTGCTCCCAATATTTATGGAAATCCAAGCTTAGAAAATGCGACTTACGAATGGAAATCACCTCACGGGAAAGACTTCTTGTTTGTCTCGCTAGAATTTGCCCCTAGAGACACGATCTTAGGTTGGGCCAACCAAGTGGTCAATCAAGAAAAATATGCAAACCACAGCGTTCTATTGCTTACTCACGCTTATTTGAATTTTAAGAACGAGCATATAGAAACCGCTAAGTACGACCTCCAAGATGCAAATTACGGAACCGCGGTATTCAACCGTCTGGTAAAGCCATCTAAAAATATTCAAATGGTGTTTTCTGGACATATCGGAGCAGCGAACGATGTTAAAAAACATTTAGGATTTCGAATCGATAAGAATGCTGCAGGAAAAAAGGTTAGCCAAATGACTTTCAACGCGCAAGCACTAGGTGGAGGAACCTATGGAAGTGGTGGCGATGGCTGGCTCAGAATTCTAGAGTTTTTACCAGATGGAAAAACAGTTAGGGTACGAACCTTCTCCCCTTTCTTCGCCCTCTCATCCAATACACAGGATATGGCATGGCGAACTGAAGATTACGATCAGTTCAGTATCGAATTAAACTAA
- the rplT gene encoding 50S ribosomal protein L20: MPRSVNAVASRRRRKRILKLAKGYYGSRSKVYTIAKNTVEKGLQYAYRDRKTKKREFRALWIQRINAGARQHGISYSQLIGKLNAKNIGLNRKVLADLALNNPDAFKAVVDAVK; the protein is encoded by the coding sequence ATGCCACGTTCGGTTAACGCAGTAGCTTCTAGAAGAAGAAGAAAAAGAATCCTTAAATTAGCGAAAGGCTATTATGGATCACGCAGCAAAGTTTATACTATTGCTAAAAACACAGTTGAAAAAGGTTTACAATACGCTTACCGCGACCGTAAAACCAAAAAACGCGAGTTCAGAGCTTTATGGATCCAACGTATCAACGCTGGAGCTCGTCAACACGGAATTTCATATTCTCAATTGATCGGTAAATTAAACGCTAAAAACATTGGCTTAAACCGTAAGGTATTAGCTGACTTAGCTTTAAATAACCCGGATGCTTTCAAAGCAGTTGTAGACGCAGTAAAATAG
- the rpmI gene encoding 50S ribosomal protein L35, with protein sequence MPKVKTNSSAKKRFKLTGTGKIARKNAYKSHILTKKTTKQKRNLTTTSYVSDADMGNVKRMLAIGK encoded by the coding sequence ATGCCAAAAGTAAAAACCAATTCCAGCGCGAAAAAACGCTTTAAATTGACTGGAACAGGTAAAATTGCAAGAAAAAACGCTTACAAAAGCCACATCTTGACAAAGAAAACTACGAAACAAAAACGTAACTTGACAACAACTAGTTATGTTTCTGATGCTGATATGGGCAACGTAAAACGTATGCTTGCTATCGGTAAATAA
- the infC gene encoding translation initiation factor IF-3, giving the protein MAKSNNFGNRGPIRKKEPEHRINEHIRVPEVRLVGDNVETGVYPTRQALQLADELELDLVEISPNATPPVCKIIDYSKFVYEQKKKQKEIKANAKQTVIKEIRFGPNTSEHDFEFKLKHAMRFLESGEKVRAYVHFKGRAIVFKEQGEILLLRFAQALEEYGKVELLPKLEGKRMFLTIAPKASPKK; this is encoded by the coding sequence TTGGCAAAAAGTAACAATTTCGGTAACAGAGGTCCAATAAGAAAAAAGGAGCCTGAACACCGTATCAATGAGCACATTCGCGTTCCAGAAGTACGTTTAGTTGGGGATAACGTAGAAACCGGAGTTTATCCTACAAGACAAGCTTTACAACTTGCTGATGAGTTGGAGTTGGACTTAGTAGAGATTTCTCCTAATGCGACGCCTCCTGTTTGTAAAATTATAGATTACAGTAAATTTGTTTACGAGCAAAAGAAGAAGCAAAAGGAAATCAAAGCTAATGCTAAGCAAACGGTAATCAAAGAAATTCGCTTTGGACCGAATACTAGTGAGCATGACTTTGAATTTAAATTGAAACATGCCATGCGTTTCTTAGAAAGTGGAGAAAAGGTTCGCGCCTATGTTCACTTCAAAGGGCGTGCGATTGTCTTCAAAGAACAAGGTGAAATATTATTATTACGTTTCGCTCAAGCTCTAGAGGAATATGGCAAGGTTGAATTATTACCGAAATTGGAAGGTAAGCGTATGTTCTTAACCATTGCGCCAAAAGCTTCTCCAAAGAAATAA